The stretch of DNA ccaaagtcctggtgctgaggtgctgagggctgtgggtcagtgctgggctgggcagggtgagggcagggctgggactgcagcagcttcaggggctttgccaaccaaaaggattctatgattccagaCTAGATAAAGACATGATAAACCTGGGCTGACCCTGTTTGGAGGAGGAGGCTTGACTGGAAACCCCCTGAGGTACCTTCCAATGTGAATTGTCTCATGGAGGATGATCCTGCTGTGGTTGCACAGCTTGTGGGCTGGCCAGCAGGAGCCCTGCTTGCAGGGTGGCCATAAGCAGTGGTTCCCTTTGGGTGCAGAAGTCACTGCATTGGCCAGAAATGAGTGACCAAAAATTAGCAGTGCTGTTTCCAAGAGCAACAGCAGGGTGTGCAGACTGTTTCCATCACTTGCTGTAGGGCTTGCTTGTGGCTGGGCTTGTCTGGCACTGCCTGGTGACAGCAGCCCTGTGTCCCTggtgagcagcagggctgtgtgcaggggctcCATCTGTCCTGAGGAAGTGCAGCCAGTTTGTGCAAACTTGTGAGGTGCTCTCAGAGGTGTGACATGAAATCAGAGTGTTTTTTCTGGCTTCTTTACCTGTGGATATCAGCGTGCCTCACTCTTCCACCTCACCTTTCCATGCAAAAGGAATTGGGGTAGTGGGTTGGCACTCCTGATCCTACACCCTCGGTGTGTTTGTAGCTGCAGGAGGCAAAGGGTGGCACTTAGTATATCTTACTGCCTTGGAGCTGGGAAAGAAGAGTCTCTGAGGCCTTAAGTCCACCATGTTTGGTTGTCATctcccctgctcagccccttTGGCAAAACTCCTGCTCATGCTGCTGACTCGTGGGTGGCACAGAAACTGCATGGGGAGAGCTGCTGATGGTTTGGGTGCTGGTGGCTCCCACGTGCAGGCAGGGAGCTTGGTGTGATGCTACTGATGAAGCCTCTGTCTCAGAGCTGCCAGGCTGGCATCTGGCTTGAGTAACACATTTGTGAAGTGAGTAAATGTCCAGAAATGGtgagatcctttttttttcttccctagtgggtttatttgtttattggAAAACACTGATCTTTCCAGCCCCAGATGTCCTGGGAGGGTCTGTCCCTGTCAGTGCCACAGAGAAgggttggggttggggtttcttgaaggaggaaaagcaaCCAGAACTTTGCCAAAAGCAGTTGTTGCTCTCTTCAGGGGTGAGGGAAATGGTGCAAACTGGAAGCAAGGGGTTTGATGTTGCATCCTGCCCTGATCACTGGATTCAGAGCTGTCCTGATGTGAACCTTCTTCTCTTTGCAAAAAGTACCAGCAGACAGTGAggtttttgctttggtttgtttcttggGGAATCTCAAGCTTCTGTGACATGGGGAAAACCATTTCTTGTTTGGCCCTAGTAGGATGTGCACTGCTTGTGCTGATGGAGACAGTGTGAAGTAGAGGCTTCTTCATCTGGAATAGGTGTAGGAATGGGGCACTTGAAGTCTTTCCTTGTTGTGAGTGTTTGTAACCTGCCTGTAAGTAGATACActcctcttctctgtcccttctCCCTCAGGGGTTGTGGATAAGCTCTGGGTAAGCCTTGGCAGCAAACCCTGCCAAGCCCAAGCTGTCCTGGCCACCAGCACCGTGTCCCAGGGGACTGTGGCAGGACTGAAGTGTCCAGGCCTTGGGAAGAGCTCAGTCACTgtctccccatccctgcaggctGTCTCCCCACCCTCCTtcagccttggctgcagagaACCAGGAACTGCTGGGCTGTATTTCTGCCTTCCAGCTCTGTGGGTGCCTGCTTTGGAGCCCTGGTTTCTGTTTGCCTTCCAACACTTTGTTGCTCAGAGGCCTATGTTTGTTCCTgcagcatcctgctgccatggtCCCAGTGCTGACGCTGCAGACACGCAGCCCAGTCTCCAGGGGACTGGCTGACCCTTTCCTGCAGAGCACATGGGAGCTGTTCCACACAGCCTGTCAGACCTATCGATCCTCTGGCTAATTTCTCTGTGTTCCTTCCGCTGGCACAGAACGTCATTAGCGGTTTCAAATGCCCCTGGGGGGTGTGAGGTCAGCTGCTGTTCAATACCAGTCAATGTCAGACGTGTGCTCTGGCCACCAGGATGCAGATAGGatcaggctgtgctggggtcCTCTCTTGCAGCCTTTCTCTGTCTTGCATCCTCCTCCAGGTTGCTCAGATCTCTGCATCTCGATTTCAGGAGTCCATGCTCCTTATCCCTCCTCCCCAAACCTGTGAGTGCTCCTCATTTTGCCACTTCTTTTATCCTCTTTCCCTCCTGGCAGGTGGCACAAGGGGCTCGTGCCTGTTCCGGACCCACCACAGCCTTTAAGGAGTGCTGGCCTGGTCTCTTCTGCCTAGTCAtggatgacaggacaagagggaacagcctcaagttgccccaggagaggtttagatgggagctgaggcagaactgtttccctgagaggggtgtgagcccctgtgccaggctgcccagggagctggggcagtgcccagccctggagggatcccaaagccgtggggctgaggtgctgagggctgtgggtcagtgctgggctgggcagggtgagaggagggctgggactgcagcagcttcaggggctttaacaaccagaAGGTTCAGTGATCACCCTTTTTTACAGTTTCAAAAATGCACCTTCTTGGGCTTAAGATAGCTACACAATACAGAACTACTGTGCAAGGAGAAACGTGGAGTGTGTTGAGTAGCATTCTAAAGTGTTCTGGAATCAGCTCTTTCTGAGCTCTTGGGTTGCTGGGCTGGGACACTGggcacccctgagccctgcCACACTCCAAAGGGCCGTGTGTCTGTCCTGCCAGGCCCAGGCACACAGGCTGGCTGCCGTGTGGGAGGGCACCTGCAGTGACCTGGCCAccttctccctgcagcagggcagtggtgcAGCAGGCAAAGACCCCTGCTGAGGCTGGCAGGACTGGGAGGAAGGGCTCTGCTGTGGCCTGGCCTTGTTTGTACTTGCCTGCCCTCTTTTTCTGCCACCTTTCACCCTTTTTCTGGCCAcccagaggaagaagagttGCTTCTTCTCACTGTCCCTGCAATCTAGGGAAGGAAAGGCCCTGAGGAAGGGGGTTGCAGGTAGAAACGCTGCTGACGTTGGTTTAAAGCACATTCAGCCGTCTTCTCTGTTGCTCTTCTCTCCAGAGAAGCCCAAAGCTGAGCCTTCTCCCCTCTTGGGAGCCTTAAGCTGGTGGGAGCTGTCTGGTGTGGCTTGGAGACAGGCTTTGGCACCCACTGCAGTGCCCTGCAGGGTGTTAAGTCTGAGTGCTGTATCCTGGATTTCATTTCCCATATGCCAGTTGTGGCTTCTGCTGGTGGCTTTGTGTTAGAAAAGGCAACTCATCcagcctttctgcagctggTTTCTCCTGAGCAGACTGATAAATCCATGGGAGGTGCAAAGGAGAGATAGGGTAAGGATCCTCTCACTGAGCTTTATGCTTTCTGGAGGGATCTGTGTGGGCTCCAGGCcgagctgggagcagcctggcaggGTGAGCTGTGctcccaggctcagcagcagcagctgggtggtCTGGGCTGAGGTGTCTTGAGACTGTAAAGCCAGGCCAGGGGAGTGGCTCTCTTTTCTTCCAGCAATTGTATGCAACACCTTGACCCAGACAGCTCAAGAAATGAACCTGTGAGACCTGTGAATCATTCTGTAGCTCGTGACTGGAAGCAGCCCATTAGAAGCTTTAATGTATCCTCTGTCTCAGCAGCAGGGGAGTTAATGGATGGAGCCGGAAGGAGCAGGGCAATTTGCTGATGTAGCACTGGGGAAGAGCAGAGGACTTCATTAGCAAAAGTGCCTTTTAAACAGAGGTGAATTTGATGGGAAGTGAGCTGCTTCATTAAAAAACACTCAAATGCCCAGAGCCTGCCATTCAGCCACGTTCCTTGTGAAGAACAGGGGATTTGCCTTGGCTCCTGGTTCTGGCCCTGGCCTCCCTGAGCTCTGTGGGGAGCTGGCTGTGTCTCAGTAGCCAAATCCTCATgcccctctgcagagcagacctCTGTTCACTGTAATCACAAAGAATTGTCACCAAActcagccctggtgctgctctTCCCCAATGGCAGCTGGTTGTGCCCCGCAGTAGAGGTGAGGAGCCCTTGGTGACTAGTGGCTGCCTGCTGGCCCCCTTTGCTTGTCCCTGCTTGGTTTTACCCCATACCCTGCTCTAGCTGGATCTTGCTCTGATGCTTCTGTGTTTGGGCTGCAACGTGAGGCTTGGTTTGTGTTCTCTGTGGCGTGTTTTGGTAGCTCAAAGTCTTGCTGTCTGTGCAGTGTGCTGGGCCATAAAGCCCtgctcagagccctggcacTGGTGCAGTGAGCAAAGCCTTGGACACACCCATGTCCAGGACAATAGGAGTCAAATGAACGTAGATGGATCCTCCTGGGatgtttttccccccctctgTGGGTGCCTCTTGTTTCCCCCTGGGGTGACCCCTGTGCTTCTGCTCCGTGTCTCTCCCAGGTGCGCAACGGCCACATCAAGCGCATCACGGACAATGACATCCAGTCCCTGGTGCTGGAGATCGAAGGGACTAATGTCAGGTAGGAGGAGGCATCTTCTGCCCTGTTATCCcctgggggttggaagggccctgcagagctgctgcagccccagcccctgctccagcagcttcccctggctcagggggcacaggaacgtgtccagctggggttggaaacctcctgagaaggagcctccacaccctccctgggcagcctgggccagggctccctcacctcagcaccaaaggacttgctcctcctgggccaggggaactgtttgtgtcccagcctatgcccatcaccccttgtcctgtccctgggcaccacagagcaaagcccatccccatcctcctgacacccacccttgaggcatttctcagcattgctgaggtgcccctgagctcaggcttctcttccccaggctcaacagccccagggctgcagcctttcctcctcacacacatgttgcagtccctcagcatcttgctgtccctgcccttCCCTAGACACACTCCTAGAGCACTCTGTTGTTATCAGTGGGGATAAGGGATGGATAATAAAAGTGAAATCCCTTGGTTTTCCCTCTCTGTGTTTGACAGCCAGGCCCTGGTCAGTGCTGCCAGTTCCTGAGCAAGCTGCAGTGCTCTGGCTCCCGCAGCTCCTATTGTcttggggctgctctgctgccctccCCACGTGACAGCCACTCTCCAGCCAGCACAAGGAAGGATCAAAGGGAGATTTATGAGGGGAGTTGCTGATGGTGCTTCACTTAGCAgccccatctccctgcagcagggacagagcCGCCAGCCCCCCATGCGGGGTCCAAGCCTGTGGGTgactgggagcaggcagctccTTATAAGGGCAGCAGCGGCTCCTCTCCGAGCTGTGTTGATACAGAGCTTGCCAGGCCTGACATGCACTTCTAAGGCCTCACAACCTCTTGTCTTCCCAGCCATATAGAGCAGGCAGGgcctctgctgtgctctgcagggctctaCCTGTTCAGTGCGAGGGGGTTGTGTTAAGGTCTGGCCTTGAAATTGGGGAGGTGAAGCTGTTCAGGAAAGTGTTTTGTTCCCTGAGTGAGAGAAGTGGGATTTGAGATGCATTCTTTGGGCCTTTTATCTTGTTCTCCTTACCTCTAAACTCTCCCTTCCTGGTTACAGGAAGCCCCTGGTTGTTGCTGAGATCTTACAATCACAGctgtcttttcctggctgcCCTCCAAGACTGTGTTAGGTCAAGGAAGAGAGAGCCTTGGGACTCAGGCTGTGGGATGTGGGCTTTGTGCTGTGTGAGATCCTAAAGTGTGTTTCTGCCCCTCTCAGTACCACGTACATCACGTGCCCTGCTGACCCAAAGAAGACCCTGGGCATCAAACTACCTTTCCTAGTGATGATCATCAAGAACCTGAAGAAATACTTCACTTTTGAAGTGCAGGTGAGGAGTGTGCAGGGGAGAGGcccctccagggactgggcagGAAGGTTTCCAAGGAGCCTGCAGTTTTGTTTTGGAACTTGTCCCAGGCAGTGAGTGGTCCCCAACACAGTTTTGCTGTCTTGGCCATATGGTGTGTCAGGTCTTCTGCTAGGAGAGCACCAGTCAGCTCACCAGCACATTGTTGCTGTTCAGTTTCATAAgatcatttgggttggcaaagcccctgaagctgctgcagtcccagccctcccctcaccctgcccagcccagcactgacccacagccctcagcacctcagctccagggctttgggatccctccagggctgggcactcccccagctccctgggcagcctggcacaggggctcacacccctctccgggaaacagttctgcctcagctccaacctcaacctcccctggggcaacttgagcccctttcctcttgtcctgtcacttgtcaCTGTGGAGAAGAGCCTGATCCCCaactccctgcagcctcctggcagggagtgtcagagagggctcctggctgccctcagcctcctcttctccaggctcaacacccccattccctcagcctctccccagccccttgtgctccagccccttccccagctcagtgcccggctctggccacgctgcagcccctcagtgtccctgtggcagtgagtgaggggcccagcactgacacagccctggagctgcagcccctcagtgtccctgtggcagtgagtgaggggcccagcactgagcacagccctggagctgcagcccctcagtgtccctgtggcagtgagtgaggggcccagcactgacacagccctggagctgcagcccctcagtgtccctgtggcagtgagtgaggggcccagcactgacacagccctggagctgcagcccctcagtgtccctgtggcagtgagtgaggggcccagcactgacacagccctggagctgcagcctccccagggcccagcacaggggcacaggcactgccctgctcctgctgcccccccagtgctgatcccagccaggctgcccttggccttctcaCCCACTTGGTTTGTTGTATCGAAAGCTCTCCTGCTGTGAAGTGGAGGGGTGGGAGTAGGAGAGGGCTCTGGCATGGGTAGAGCCTGAGTGCAGAGCACGTGCTGTGTGAGGGGCCCTGGCTcagcctcctgccctccctgccccaggtGCTGGATGATAAGAACGTGCGCCGGCGCTTCCGGGCCAGTAACTACCAGAGCACGACGCGGGTGAAGCCGTTCATCTGCACCATGCCCATGCGGCTGGACGACGGCTGGAACCAGATCCAGTTCAACCTCTCGGACTTCACCCGCCGGGCCTACGGCACCAACTACATCGAGACCCTCCGAGTTCAGGTGAGGAGCAGAGACGTGGCCTGCCCAGGGCAGCCAGCGCTTGGGAACCTGCTGCTGCCGGGGATGGCCTCGGTGTAGCTTCACTGGCCTGAAGGAGCTCTGagctggccaggctggagcaatgggatgaggctgaacAAAGCCCAGGgccaggtcctgcccttgggcctcaccaagctcaggcagctgcaggctggggcagaggggctggaaactgctgcagggaaagggcctgggggggttggtgccagcggctgaacaggagccggcagcgtgcccaggggggcaagaggccaagggcagcctggctgggatcagcagtgggggggcagcaggagcagggcagtgcctgtgcccctgtgctgggccctggggaggctgcagctccagggctgtgctcagtgctgggcccctcactcactgccacagggacactgaggggctgcagctccagggctgtgtcagtgctgggcccctcactcactgccacagggacactgaggggctgcagctccagggctgtgctcagtgctgggcccctcactcactgccacagggacactgaggggctgcagcgtggccagagccgggcacagagctggggaaggggctggagcacaaggggctggggaggggctgagggaatgggggtgttgagcctggagaagaggaggctgaggagagacaggagccctctctgacactccctgacaggaggctgcagggagctggggtttgggctgctccccagtaatgaatgacaggacagaggcaatgggctccagttgccccaggggaggttgaggttggagctga from Colius striatus isolate bColStr4 chromosome 14, bColStr4.1.hap1, whole genome shotgun sequence encodes:
- the CFAP20 gene encoding cilia- and flagella-associated protein 20; amino-acid sequence: MFKNTFQSGFLSVLYSIGSKPLQIWDKKVRNGHIKRITDNDIQSLVLEIEGTNVSTTYITCPADPKKTLGIKLPFLVMIIKNLKKYFTFEVQVLDDKNVRRRFRASNYQSTTRVKPFICTMPMRLDDGWNQIQFNLSDFTRRAYGTNYIETLRVQIHANCRIRRVYFSDRLYSEDELPAEFKLYLPVQNKAKQ